The Chrysemys picta bellii isolate R12L10 chromosome 12, ASM1138683v2, whole genome shotgun sequence genome has a segment encoding these proteins:
- the LOC135974652 gene encoding olfactory receptor 14A16-like has product MSNRTTVTEFLLLEFSDIRELQILHFMVFLVIYVAALMGNLLIIIVVLLDHHLHTPMYFFLMNLSILDIGSVSVTVPKSMANSLMNIRSISYSGCVVQVFLFVFFVSADLVLLTVMAYDRYVAICQPLHYERVMNRRACVQMAAGVWISVFLYSALHTGITFAISFCGGNMVDQFFCEIPQLLKLACSDLYLSETVAIAFSVCLGLSCFVFILVSYVQIFKAVLRIPAEQGRHKAFSTCLPHLTAVSLFFCTATFAYSHPTSSSTSGLDLMVAVLYSVLPAVMNPIIYSMRNKEIKAALRKLIAWRLFTSNKLSIFSLWL; this is encoded by the coding sequence atgtccaaccgaaccaccgtgaccgagttccttctcctggaaTTCTCTGACATTCGAGAGCTGCAGATTTTACACTTCATGGTGTTTCTAGTGATTTACGTGGCAGCCCTGATGGGGAACCTTCTCATCATCATAGTTGTTCTCCTCGACCACcatcttcacacccccatgtacttcttcctgatgaatttgTCCATTCTAGATATCGGCTCCGTCTCTGTCActgtccccaaatccatggccaattccCTCATGAACATCAGGTCAATTTCTTATTCTGGATGTGTTGTCCAAGTTTTTCTCtttgtcttttttgtttcagCAGATCTTGTTTTATTGACCGTCATGGCGTACGACCGAtacgtcgccatctgccaacccctgcactatgagagagtgatgaacaggagagcttgtgtccaaatggcagctggTGTCTGGATCAGTGTTTTTCTCTACTCTGCACTCCACACTGGGATCACGTTTGCAATatccttctgtggaggcaacatggtggatcagtttttctgtgaaatcccccagctcctcaagctcgcctgctctgactTGTACCTCAGTGAAACTGTAGCTATTGCCTTTAGTGTGTGTTTAGGCTTAAGCTGCTTTGTATTTATACTTGTGtcgtatgttcagatcttcaaagcagtgctgagaatccccGCTGAGCAAggccggcataaagccttctccacctgcctccctcacctcacCGCGGTGTCCTTGTTCTTTTGCACTGCCACCTTTGCCTACAGTCATCCCACCTCCAGCTCAACCTCAGGTCTGGATCTCAtggtggctgttctctattcTGTGCTACCAGCAGTGATGAATccgatcatctacagcatgaggaacaaggagatcaaagctgcaTTGAGGAAACTGATAGCGTGGAGGTTATTTACAAGCAATAAACTGtccattttttccctttggttGTGA
- the LOC101940158 gene encoding olfactory receptor 14A16-like — protein sequence MSNQTIVTEFLLQGFSDVWEQQILHFLVFLVIYLAALVGNLLIITVIALDQHLHTPMYFFLGNLSFLDLCYISVTVPKSMADSLTNNRLISFSGCVTQVFLVITFTAAELAFLTVMAYDRYIAICRPLHYKVTMNRGACAQMAAGSWISSMMCSILHTANTFRLHFCRSNVIAQFFCDIPQLLKISCSDTHANVIVLIVLVSLVDVVCFVLIIVSYIHIFSTVMRIPSELGRYKAFSTCIPHLVVFCLFICTASFTYMRPRWMSSTSLDLMAAVFFCVVPPLMNPIIYSLRNKEIKESLWKMIGRIFFSQKK from the coding sequence ATGTCCAACCAAACCATCGTGACAGAGTTCCTTCTCCAGGGATTCTCTGACGTGTGGGAACAGCAGATTTTACACTTCCTGGTGTTTCTAgtgatttacctggcagccctggtggggaatcttctcatcatcaCCGTCATAGCCCTCgaccagcaccttcacacccccatgtactttttcctgggCAACTTATCCTTCCTAGACCTCTGCTATATCTCAGTCACGGTCCCCAAGTCCATGGCTGACTCCCTAACCAACAACAGACTCATCTCTTTCTCTGGATGTGTCACCCAAGTCTTTCTGGTTATAACttttacagcagcagagctggcctTTCTCACGGTGATGGCGTATGACCGCTACATTGCAATATGCCGCCCTCTGCATTACAAGGTGACTATGAACAGAGGTGCATGTGCCCAGATGGCAGCTGGTTCATGGATTAGCAGCATGATGTGCTCCATATTACACACAGCTAATACCTTTAGGTTACATTTCTGCAGGTCCAATGTTATCGCTCAGTTTTTCTGTGATATCCCACAGTTGCTAAAGATCTCTTGCTCTGATACACATGCTAATGTAATTGTCTTGATTGTCCTTGTGTCCCTTGTCGATGTGGTCTGCTTTGTACTGATAATTGTGTCCTACATTCACATCTTCTCCACGGTgatgagaatcccctctgagctgggcaggtacaaagccttctccacctgcatcccacacctggttgttttttgtttatttatctgTACAGCATCATTTACGTACATGAGGCCCAGATGGATGTCTTCAACATCTCTAGATCTGATGGCTGCTGTGTTCTTTTGTGTGGTGCCACCACTAATGAATCCAATCATTTACAGTCTAAGAAACAAAGAGATAAAAGAGTCTCTATGGAAAATGATAGGCAGGATATTTTTTTCTCAAAAGAAATGA